A single genomic interval of Ramlibacter sp. harbors:
- the hisA gene encoding 1-(5-phosphoribosyl)-5-[(5-phosphoribosylamino)methylideneamino]imidazole-4-carboxamide isomerase, translated as MLLIPAIDLKDGHCVRLKQGDMDQSTTFGEDPAAMARSWLDKGARRLHLVDLNGAFAGKPQNFSAIRSILKAVGDDIPVQLGGGIRDLDTIEKYIDGGLRYVIIGTAAVKNPGFLKDACTAFGGHIIVGLDARDGKVATDGWSKLTGHEVVDLARKFEDWGVESIIYTDIGRDGMLSGINIDATVKLAQALTIPVIASGGLSNMADIEKLCAVEDEGVEGVICGRAVYSGDLDFAQAQARADELNG; from the coding sequence ATGCTTCTCATTCCCGCGATTGACCTGAAAGACGGTCACTGTGTGCGCCTCAAACAGGGCGACATGGACCAGTCCACCACCTTTGGCGAAGACCCGGCCGCCATGGCCAGGAGCTGGCTCGACAAAGGCGCGCGCCGCCTGCACCTGGTGGACCTGAACGGCGCCTTTGCCGGCAAGCCGCAGAACTTCAGCGCCATCCGTTCCATCCTCAAGGCCGTGGGCGACGACATCCCGGTGCAGCTGGGCGGCGGCATCCGCGACCTGGACACCATTGAAAAATACATCGACGGCGGCCTGCGCTACGTGATCATCGGCACCGCCGCGGTCAAGAACCCGGGCTTCCTCAAGGACGCCTGCACCGCGTTTGGCGGCCACATCATCGTGGGCCTGGACGCCAGGGACGGCAAGGTGGCCACCGATGGCTGGAGCAAGCTCACCGGCCACGAGGTGGTCGACCTCGCCAGGAAGTTCGAGGACTGGGGCGTCGAATCCATCATCTACACCGACATCGGGCGCGACGGCATGCTCAGCGGCATCAACATCGATGCCACCGTCAAGCTGGCCCAGGCGCTGACCATTCCCGTGATCGCCTCGGGGGGCCTGAGCAACATGGCTGACATTGAAAAGCTCTGCGCCGTCGAGGACGAGGGCGTGGAAGGCGTGATCTGCGGGCGCGCCGTCTACAGCGGCGACCTCGACTTCGCCCAGGCCCAGGCCCGGGCCGACGAGCTCAATGGCTGA
- the hisF gene encoding imidazole glycerol phosphate synthase subunit HisF, whose product MLAKRIIPCLDVTGGRVVKGVNFVELRDAGDPVEIAARYNEQGADELTFLDITATSDGRDLILHIIEAVASQVFIPLTVGGGVRTVADVRRLLNAGADKTSFNSAAIANPDVIADASARYGAQCIVVAIDAKRRSDDEAQTRGPGWDVYSHGGRQNTGLDAVAWARDMAARGAGEILLTSMDRDGTKAGFDLALTRAVCDAVDVPVIASGGVGNLAHLADGIQQGGADAVLAASIFHYGEYTVGQAKAHLASRGIPVRR is encoded by the coding sequence ATGCTGGCCAAGCGCATCATTCCCTGCCTCGACGTGACCGGCGGCCGGGTGGTCAAGGGGGTCAATTTCGTTGAGCTGCGCGACGCCGGCGACCCGGTCGAGATCGCGGCCCGCTACAACGAGCAGGGCGCTGACGAGCTGACCTTCCTGGACATCACGGCCACCTCCGATGGCCGCGACCTGATCCTGCACATCATCGAGGCCGTGGCCTCGCAGGTCTTCATCCCGCTCACCGTGGGCGGCGGTGTGCGCACCGTGGCCGATGTGCGCCGCCTGCTCAATGCCGGTGCCGACAAGACCAGCTTCAACTCGGCGGCCATTGCCAACCCCGACGTCATTGCCGACGCCTCGGCCCGCTATGGCGCCCAGTGCATCGTGGTGGCCATCGATGCCAAGCGGCGCAGCGACGACGAGGCGCAGACCCGCGGCCCGGGCTGGGACGTCTACAGCCATGGCGGGCGCCAGAACACCGGGCTCGATGCGGTGGCCTGGGCGCGTGACATGGCCGCGCGCGGGGCCGGCGAGATCCTGCTGACCAGCATGGACCGCGACGGCACCAAGGCCGGCTTTGACCTGGCCCTGACGCGCGCCGTGTGCGACGCGGTGGACGTGCCCGTGATCGCCTCGGGCGGCGTGGGCAACCTGGCGCATCTGGCCGACGGCATCCAGCAGGGTGGCGCCGACGCGGTGCTGGCCGCCAGCATCTTCCACTATGGCGAGTACACCGTGGGCCAGGCCAAGGCCCACCTGGCCAGCCGGGGCATCCCGGTGCGCCGCTGA
- the hisI gene encoding phosphoribosyl-AMP cyclohydrolase — protein MDWLNEVKWDDQGLVPVIAQEAGTNDVLMFAWMNREALQKTAELGRAVYYSRSRGKLWFKGEESGHVQTVHEIRMDCDNDVLLLKVTQLGHEPGIACHTGRHSCFFSLYRDGVWQVTEPVLKDPQTIYK, from the coding sequence ATGGACTGGCTCAACGAAGTGAAATGGGACGATCAGGGCCTGGTGCCGGTCATTGCGCAGGAGGCCGGCACCAATGACGTGCTGATGTTCGCCTGGATGAACCGCGAGGCCCTGCAGAAAACCGCCGAGCTGGGGCGCGCGGTGTACTACAGCCGCTCGCGCGGCAAGCTGTGGTTCAAGGGCGAGGAGTCCGGCCACGTGCAGACGGTGCACGAGATCCGCATGGACTGCGACAACGACGTGCTGCTGCTCAAGGTGACCCAGCTCGGGCATGAGCCCGGCATTGCCTGCCACACCGGCCGCCACAGCTGTTTCTTCAGCCTGTACCGCGACGGGGTGTGGCAGGTGACCGAGCCGGTCTTGAAAGACCCGCAAACCATCTACAAGTGA
- a CDS encoding phosphoribosyl-ATP diphosphatase: MSAANSSAPTSQDALARLAAVIESRKPAHGGDPQASYVARLLARGPDAFLKKIGEEATETVMAAKDVDHGGDRASLVGEVADLWFHCMVALAYYDLAPADVIAELERREGTSGIEEKALRKARLREGERP, encoded by the coding sequence ATGAGCGCCGCCAATTCCTCCGCCCCGACTTCGCAGGACGCACTGGCGCGCCTGGCCGCCGTGATCGAGAGCCGCAAGCCGGCCCATGGCGGCGACCCGCAGGCCAGCTACGTGGCGCGCCTGCTGGCCAGGGGGCCCGACGCCTTTCTCAAGAAAATCGGCGAGGAAGCCACCGAGACCGTGATGGCCGCCAAGGACGTGGACCATGGCGGCGACCGCGCCAGCCTGGTGGGCGAGGTGGCCGACCTGTGGTTCCACTGCATGGTCGCACTGGCCTACTATGACTTGGCGCCGGCCGACGTGATCGCCGAGCTGGAACGCCGCGAGGGCACCAGCGGCATCGAGGAAAAGGCCCTGCGCAAGGCCCGTCTGCGTGAAGGAGAGCGTCCGTGA